TGCTCGCCGGTGCGCTCGGGGTCGTACGGTCGCGGCCGCCGGTCGTGGCCCTGCGGGGCGGTCTGGCCGCCATGTTCACGCTCACCGCGAGCGCGCATTTCGTCGGGATGCGCGAGGAGATCGTCGCCATGGTGCCGCCGGCCCTGCCCGCGCCGGAACTGCTCGTCACCGTGACCGGCGTCGTCGAACTCGCCTGCGCGCTGGGGCTGCTGTGGTCGCGGGCGACCCGCGCGTCGGCCGCCGTGCTGAGCGCGCTGCTGATCGCGATGTTCCCCGCCAACGTGCACGCCGCCGGCGGCGACGCGCCCTGGTGGGACCGGCTGGGCCCGCGGGCGGCCCTGCAGGCCGTTTTCCTCGCGGCCACGGTCATCGTGCTGACCCGCCACGGCCGGGCGGTCGCCCGAACGCCGGCACCGCCCACGCGCGACTCGCCGACGAGGTGACCGCAGCCGCGCACGGAGGGGCGTACGGAAGGGCGTACGGGGCGGGCGGTGGCTCGCGGGAT
This region of Streptomyces sp. NBC_00513 genomic DNA includes:
- a CDS encoding DoxX family membrane protein, producing the protein MEPLVTLVAVTGLLLLAGALGVVRSRPPVVALRGGLAAMFTLTASAHFVGMREEIVAMVPPALPAPELLVTVTGVVELACALGLLWSRATRASAAVLSALLIAMFPANVHAAGGDAPWWDRLGPRAALQAVFLAATVIVLTRHGRAVARTPAPPTRDSPTR